A genomic window from Sceloporus undulatus isolate JIND9_A2432 ecotype Alabama chromosome 9, SceUnd_v1.1, whole genome shotgun sequence includes:
- the LOC121915504 gene encoding alpha-tectorin-like, which yields MRFLSSPYLQQWLAGQLPGTCMGRSCASFTVSNNGLVSFEKRVSGYTPKGIPLTDGKAFVAAYWGDVNNEIAGNIYYRQVEDPKLLNRITKDINECYPDIPFNAIWALIATWDHVAYFGSISDKTNTFQCILATDKDTSFVMLKYKQIQWTTGTASGGDPATGRNGSEAQAGFNTGDDKNYFSIPGSRRPEIINITQTSNVHKPGIWIFQVNDFKPTGIPEELLKLTVPVDEEPQSHVEEEPQAPVEQEPQPPVEQEPQPPVEQEPQPPVEQEPQPPVEKEPQPPVEKEPQTPVEKEPEAPIEEKPEAPIEEKKAQSPY from the exons atgaggtTCCTGAGCTCCCCATACCTGCAGCAGTGGCTTGCCGGGCAGCTCCCAGGGACCTGCATGGGAAGGAGCTGCGCATCGTTCACT GTTAGCAACAATGGTTTGGTTTCCTTTGAGAAGCGTGTCTCAGGATACACCCCCAAAGGTATCCCTCTGACAGATGGAAAAGCTTTTGTTGCCGCATACTGGGGAGATGTCAACAATGAGATAGCGGGGAACATCTACTACCGTCAAGTAGAAGATCCAAAACTGCTGAATCGTATTACCAAGGACATCAATGAGTGCTACCCTGATATCCCTTTCAATGCCATTTGGGCCTTGATTGCAACCTGGGATCATGTGGCCTATTTTGGAAGTATTTCTGACAAG ACAAACACTTTCCAGTGCATCCTAGCAACAGATAAAGATACATCCTTTGTAATGCTCAAATAtaagcaaatacagtggaccaCTGGTACAGCAAGTGGTGGCGATCCTGCGACAGGTCGGAATGGATCCGAAGCACAG gctGGATTCAACACTGGTGATGATAAAAACTACTTTAGCATTCCTGGTTCCCGTCGCCCCGAAATTATCAACATTACCCAAACCAGCAATGTGCATAAGCCAGGAATCTGGATATTCCAGGTGAATGATTTCAAGCCAACTGGAATCCCTGAAgaacttttgaaactaactgttcCAGTGGATGAAGAGCCACAGTCCCACGTGGAGGAAGAACCACAAGCCCCTGTGGAACAAGAGCCACAGCCCCCTGTGGAACAGGAGCCACAGCCCCCTGTGGAACAGGAGCCACAGCCCCCTGTGGAACAAGAGCCACAGCCCCCTGTGGAGAAAGAGCCACAGCCCCCTGTGGAGAAAGAGCCACAAACTCCTGTAGAGAAAGAGCCCGAAGCCCCTATTGAGGAAAAGCCCGAAGCCCCTATTGAGGAAAA AAAAGCCCAAAGCCCCTACTGA
- the LOC121915723 gene encoding sulfotransferase 2B1-like, protein MTPELYITYKGILFPSMRSTVETLNYVENEFQLLDEDILLVTYPKSGTVWMLEILGLIQHSGDPSWVHSTVVWERAPWINTNLGLELALKYPPPRLLTTHLPFQISPKSLLHSEAKVIYTLRNPKDVLISYYHFAKLYDGLKDPGTVEEFLEEFLSGNVPIGSWFDHVKGWLEMKDRSNFFFITYEELQKDLRGSVEKICHFLGKEINRQQIDAVVENASFQKMKDNKMSNFSNLPDAHFNHKEGKFMRKGICEDWKNHLTVKQSKHFDCVYQEKMKDVNVAFPWG, encoded by the exons ATGACCCCAGAATTATACATAACTTACAAGGGAATCCTTTTTCCTTCAATGAGAAGCACAGTGGAAACACTGAACTATGTGGAAAATGAATTCCAGCTGCTGGATGAAGATATACTGCTTGTCACTTACCCCAAGTCAG GTACCGTTTGGATGCTAGAGATCTTGGGCTTGATCCAACACAGTGGGGACCCCTCATGGGTTCACAGCACAGTGGTTTGGGAGCGGGCGCCATGGATTAACACTAATCTCGGTCTGGAACTAGCCTTGAAATATCCTCCACCCCGTCTTCTAACAACTCACCTGCCATTTCAGATTTCACCCAAGTCCTTACTCCATTCTGAGGCCAAG GTTATCTACACCCTGCGCAATCCTAAGGATGTGTTGATCTCATATTACCACTTTGCTAAGTTGTATGATGGATTGAAGGATCCTGGAACTGTGGAAGAATTTCTGGAGGAGTTTCTGAGTGGAAATG TACCCATTGGTTCCTGGTTTGACCATGTGAAAGGCTGGCTGGAAATGAAGGACAGGTCCAACTTCTTCTTCATCACATATGAAGAGTTACAGAAG GACCTGCGAGGCAGTGTGGAAAAGATCTGCCACTTCCTCGGTAAAGAAATCAACAGACAGCAAATAGATGCTGTAGTGGAAAACGCCTCCTTCCAGAAGATGAAGGATAACAAAATGTCCAACTTTTCCAACCTTCCAGATGCACATTTCAACCATAAAGAAGGAAAGTTCATGAGGAAAG GGATCTGTGAGGACTGGAAAAACCACTTGACAGTAAAACAGAGCAAGCATTTTGACTGTGTTTATCAGGAAAAAATGAAGGATGTGAATGTAGCCTTCCCATGGGGCTGA
- the LOC121915722 gene encoding sulfotransferase 2B1-like, whose protein sequence is MTYFTYKGILFPTVGSSVETLNYVENEFQLLDDDIVTVTYPKSGTNWMLEILGLIQHSGDPSWISSIPVWDRSPWIEMSDCLDTALKYPPPRFLTSHLPIQHFPKSFHHSKAKVIYVLRNPKDVLVSNYHFSKSFKGFQDPGTMEEFLEKFLTGNVAFGSWFDHVRGWMELKDRPNFFLVTYEELQQNPQDSVKRLCHILGKDLNSQQIDSVLENASFQKMKENSMSNFSLLSQEFFDHKKGKFMRKGISGDWKNHLTVAQNEYFDRVYQEKMQGVNITSYGTEEC, encoded by the exons ATGACATATTTCACCTACAAGGGGATCTTGTTCCCCACAGTGGGATCTTCAGTGGAAACACTGAACTATGTGGAAAATGAGTTCCAGCTGTTGGATGATGATATAGTGACTGTCACATATCCAAAGTCAG GTACCAATTGGATGCTGGAGATCTTGGGTTTGATTCAGCACAGTGGGGACCCATCATGGATTTCCAGTATCCCAGTGTGGGATCGGTCACCATGGATTGAGATGTCTGACTGCCTGGACACAGCCCTGAAATACCCTCCACCCAGGTTCCTCACTTCTCACCTACCAATCCAGCACTTCCCTAAATCTTTTCACCACTCCAAGGCCAAG GTCATCTATGTATTGCGTAACCCCAAAGATGTGCTGGTCTCAAACTACCACTTTTCCAAGTCATTTAAAGGATTCCAGGACCCTGGGACTATGGAAGAATTCTTGGAAAAGTTCCTGACTGGGAATG TTGCATTTGGTTCCTGGTTTGATCATGTGAGAGGCTGGATGGAGCTGAAAGACAGACCTAACTTCTTTTTGGTTACCTATGAAGAGCTACAACAG AATCCCCAAGACAGTGTCAAGAGGCTTTGCCACATCCTTGGAAAAGACCTGAATAGTCAGCAAATAGACTCTGTGCTGGAAAATGCCTCTTTCCAGAAGATGAAGGAAAACAGCATGTCCAACTTCTCCCTATTGTCACAGGAATTTTTCGATCACAAGAAAGGAAAGTTCATGAGGAAAG GGATTTCTGGGGACTGGAAGAACCACCTGACAGTGGCACAGAATGAATACTTTGACCGCGTTTATCAGGAGAAAATGCAGGGTGTGAACATTACTTCCTATGGGACTGAAGAATGCTAG